A genome region from Ottowia testudinis includes the following:
- the ettA gene encoding energy-dependent translational throttle protein EttA codes for MAQYVFSMNRVGKIVPPKRQILKDISLSFFPGAKIGVLGLNGSGKSTLLKIMAGIDKEIEGEAIPMPGLDIGYLPQEPQLNPENTVRQEVELALGEVNAAKARLEEIYAAYAEPDADFDALSEEQGRLEAVIAAAGTDSEHQLEIAADALRLPPWDAVIGKLSGGEKRRVALCKLLLSKPDMLLLDEPTNHLDAESVEWLEIFLKRFSGTVVAITHDRYFLDNAAEWILELDRGHGIPYKGNYSTWLEQKEARLAQEQRTEDARTKAMKKELEWARQNPKGRQAKSKARLARFEELSDYEYQKRNETQEIFIPVAERLGTEVFEFTNVSKSFGDRLLIDNLSFKVPAGAIVGIIGPNGAGKSTLFKLIAGKEQPDSGEIKVGQTVRMAFVDQSRDDLANNKTVWEDISGGLDIITVGKFQMPSRAYAGRFNFNGGDQQKKVGTLSGGERGRLHLAKTLMQGGNVLLLDEPSNDLDVETLRALEDALLEFAGSVMVISHDRWFLDRICTHILAAEGDSQWTFFNGNYQEYEADKVKRLGEEGARPHRVRYKALK; via the coding sequence ATGGCCCAGTATGTTTTCTCCATGAACCGCGTCGGCAAGATCGTGCCGCCCAAGCGGCAGATCCTGAAGGACATTTCGCTCAGCTTCTTTCCCGGCGCCAAGATCGGTGTGCTGGGCCTGAACGGCTCGGGCAAGTCGACGCTGCTGAAAATCATGGCCGGTATCGACAAGGAAATCGAGGGCGAGGCCATCCCCATGCCGGGCCTGGACATCGGCTACCTCCCGCAAGAGCCGCAGCTCAACCCCGAAAACACGGTGCGCCAAGAGGTGGAGCTGGCGCTGGGAGAAGTCAACGCCGCCAAGGCGCGGCTGGAGGAAATCTACGCCGCCTATGCCGAGCCCGACGCCGACTTCGACGCCTTGAGCGAGGAGCAAGGCAGGCTCGAAGCCGTGATTGCCGCCGCCGGCACCGACAGCGAGCACCAACTGGAGATCGCCGCCGACGCGCTGCGCCTGCCGCCGTGGGACGCCGTGATCGGCAAGCTCTCGGGTGGCGAAAAGCGCCGTGTGGCGCTGTGCAAGCTGCTGCTGTCCAAGCCCGACATGCTGCTGCTGGACGAACCCACCAACCACCTGGACGCCGAAAGCGTGGAGTGGCTGGAAATCTTCTTGAAGCGCTTCAGTGGCACCGTGGTCGCCATCACGCACGACCGCTACTTCCTCGACAACGCCGCCGAATGGATTCTGGAGCTGGACCGCGGCCACGGCATTCCGTACAAGGGCAACTACAGCACCTGGCTGGAGCAGAAAGAGGCGCGCCTGGCGCAAGAGCAGCGCACCGAGGACGCCCGCACCAAGGCCATGAAGAAAGAGCTGGAGTGGGCGCGCCAGAACCCCAAGGGCCGCCAGGCCAAGTCCAAGGCGCGCCTGGCCCGCTTCGAGGAACTGAGCGATTACGAATACCAGAAGCGCAACGAGACGCAGGAAATCTTCATCCCCGTGGCCGAGCGTCTGGGCACGGAGGTCTTTGAGTTCACCAACGTCAGCAAGAGCTTTGGCGACCGCCTGTTGATCGACAACCTGAGCTTCAAGGTGCCCGCTGGCGCCATCGTCGGCATCATTGGCCCCAACGGCGCCGGCAAATCGACGCTGTTCAAGCTGATTGCCGGCAAGGAGCAGCCCGATTCGGGCGAGATCAAGGTCGGCCAGACCGTCCGCATGGCCTTCGTCGACCAGAGCCGCGACGATCTGGCCAACAACAAGACGGTGTGGGAAGACATCTCGGGCGGGCTCGACATCATCACCGTCGGCAAGTTTCAGATGCCCAGCCGGGCGTATGCGGGCCGTTTCAACTTCAACGGCGGCGACCAGCAGAAGAAGGTAGGCACCCTGTCAGGCGGCGAACGCGGACGGCTGCACCTGGCCAAGACGCTGATGCAGGGCGGCAACGTGCTGCTGCTGGACGAGCCCAGCAACGACCTGGACGTCGAAACCCTGCGCGCGCTGGAAGACGCGCTGCTGGAGTTTGCCGGCAGCGTGATGGTCATCAGCCACGACCGCTGGTTCCTGGACCGCATCTGCACGCACATCCTGGCGGCCGAAGGCGATTCGCAATGGACCTTCTTCAACGGCAACTATCAGGAATACGAAGCCGACAAGGTCAAGCGCCTGGGCGAGGAAGGTGCCCGGCCGCACCGGGTGCGGTACAAGGCCCTGAAGTGA